Proteins from a genomic interval of Planctomycetota bacterium:
- the lpxD gene encoding UDP-3-O-(3-hydroxymyristoyl)glucosamine N-acyltransferase, translated as MPSFPLDELARRVGGTLLGASCTVSGAATLETATETDLSLVDAAERLPRLATSRAAAALVPAGTGPLDRPSIEVADVHAAFTAAVLCFRPPRAFRRSGVSTQAVVDPTAVLGTDVDVHPLATIGPEAVLGDGVTIHSGARIGAGCRIGAGTVVHPNAVLEDDTVVGCRCRIHAGAVLGAHGFGYRLAGDQLELSAQLGWVELADDVEVGAGATIDRGTYGPTTVGRGTKIDNQVMVAHNCRIGRHNMLCSQVGVAGSTSTGDWVVMAGQVGVRDHVHIGDKAVLGARSGVSCDVAAGATVLGEPAIDLRERKLQLAAISKLPEMRRQLKDLMARIAALAAAAPPAGEREAA; from the coding sequence ATGCCCTCGTTTCCTCTCGACGAGCTGGCCCGCCGCGTCGGAGGCACGCTCCTCGGCGCCAGCTGCACCGTCAGCGGCGCGGCGACGCTGGAGACGGCGACCGAAACCGACCTCTCGCTCGTCGACGCCGCCGAGCGCCTCCCGCGCCTCGCCACGAGCCGCGCCGCGGCGGCGCTGGTGCCGGCCGGCACCGGCCCGCTCGATCGGCCGTCGATCGAGGTTGCCGACGTCCACGCCGCGTTCACCGCCGCCGTCCTCTGCTTCCGGCCTCCGCGGGCGTTCAGGCGGAGCGGCGTCAGCACGCAGGCCGTGGTCGACCCCACGGCCGTCCTCGGCACCGACGTCGACGTCCACCCGCTGGCGACGATCGGCCCCGAAGCGGTGCTCGGCGACGGCGTCACGATCCACTCCGGGGCGCGGATCGGCGCCGGCTGCCGGATCGGCGCGGGCACCGTCGTGCATCCCAACGCCGTCCTCGAGGACGACACGGTCGTCGGCTGCCGCTGCCGGATCCATGCGGGGGCCGTGCTCGGTGCCCACGGCTTCGGCTACCGGCTCGCCGGCGACCAACTCGAACTGTCGGCACAGCTCGGCTGGGTGGAGCTCGCCGACGACGTCGAGGTCGGTGCCGGGGCGACGATCGACCGGGGCACCTACGGCCCGACCACGGTCGGCCGCGGCACGAAGATCGACAACCAGGTGATGGTCGCCCACAACTGCCGGATCGGCCGCCACAACATGCTCTGCTCGCAGGTCGGCGTCGCCGGGAGCACGTCGACCGGCGACTGGGTTGTGATGGCCGGGCAGGTCGGTGTCCGCGACCACGTCCACATCGGCGACAAGGCCGTGCTCGGCGCCCGCTCGGGCGTGTCGTGTGACGTCGCCGCCGGGGCCACCGTCCTCGGCGAGCCGGCGATCGACCTCCGCGAGCGGAAGCTGCAGCTCGCGGCGATCAGCAAGCTGCCGGAGATGCGCCGGCAGCTCAAGGACCTGATGGCGCGGATCGCGGCGCTGGCAGCCGCCGCCCCGCCGGCGGGCGAACGGGAGGCGGCCTGA
- a CDS encoding LpxI family protein, whose protein sequence is MEPARGLDGETIGILAGWGRYPEVVAEAIRRHGGRTAILTIRDHADAALEPLADVHGTVGVAEIGKAIDFFRRAGARRATMAGKIHKTKLFARRAWLHHLPDWRGLKTFWPHFVSRRKDNRDDSLLAAIAAAFEAGGVRICPATAFAPELLATPGLLAGRPLSAAELADVAFGWRLAKELGRHDIGQTVVVRRRAPLALEAIEGTDACIRRAGTLCPAGGFVVVKVAKPQQDLRYDMPTVGIGTLESIRAGRGRVLAIEAGRTILVDAAALAAAAAAGGISLVGFSDADGVPAFDEDAAAA, encoded by the coding sequence ATGGAGCCGGCGCGCGGACTGGACGGTGAGACGATCGGCATCCTCGCCGGCTGGGGGCGCTACCCGGAGGTCGTCGCCGAGGCGATCCGCCGCCACGGCGGGCGGACGGCGATCCTCACGATCCGCGATCACGCCGACGCCGCCCTCGAACCGCTCGCCGATGTCCATGGCACGGTGGGCGTGGCCGAGATCGGCAAGGCGATCGACTTCTTCCGCCGCGCGGGCGCCCGCCGGGCGACGATGGCGGGCAAGATCCACAAGACGAAGCTGTTCGCGCGCCGCGCCTGGCTCCACCATCTGCCCGACTGGCGCGGGCTGAAGACGTTCTGGCCCCATTTCGTGAGCCGGCGGAAGGACAACCGCGACGATTCGCTTCTCGCCGCAATCGCCGCCGCCTTCGAGGCCGGGGGGGTGCGGATCTGCCCGGCCACGGCATTCGCCCCGGAGCTCCTCGCCACCCCCGGGCTGCTCGCCGGGCGGCCGCTGTCGGCCGCCGAGCTGGCCGACGTCGCCTTCGGGTGGCGGCTGGCGAAGGAACTGGGGCGGCATGACATCGGCCAGACGGTGGTCGTCCGCCGCCGCGCCCCGCTGGCCCTCGAGGCGATCGAGGGGACCGACGCCTGCATCCGCCGCGCCGGCACGCTCTGCCCGGCCGGGGGCTTCGTCGTCGTCAAGGTCGCCAAGCCCCAGCAGGACCTCCGCTACGACATGCCGACCGTCGGCATCGGCACGCTCGAGTCGATCCGCGCGGGCCGCGGCCGGGTCCTGGCGATCGAGGCGGGGCGGACGATCCTCGTCGATGCCGCGGCACTCGCCGCCGCCGCCGCCGCGGGGGGGATTTCGCTCGTCGGCTTTTCCGATGCCGACGGCGTGCCGGCGTTCGACGAGGATGCGGCGGCGGCGTGA
- a CDS encoding class I SAM-dependent methyltransferase → MKIDRRQPIPPPAPFYMGREIAQTMHYTGAPWLVRESRQREEDCRMLLEALEVRAGQTVCDLGAGNGFYTLDLARRVGPEGLVYAVDIQPEMLRLLARRAAVEGITNLRLILGTAIDPRLPRGEIDLVLCVDVYHEFSHPEAMLARIRESLSRDGRLVLAEFRGEDAAVPIKPLHKMTKAQVRAELEPGGFRLEREFDRLPWQHLLFFGSDPARALTP, encoded by the coding sequence ATGAAGATCGACCGGCGCCAGCCGATCCCGCCGCCGGCGCCGTTCTACATGGGGCGCGAGATCGCCCAGACGATGCACTACACCGGCGCCCCGTGGCTGGTGCGCGAAAGCCGGCAGCGCGAGGAGGACTGCCGGATGCTGCTCGAGGCGCTCGAGGTCCGCGCCGGCCAGACCGTGTGCGATCTCGGCGCCGGCAATGGCTTCTACACGCTCGATCTGGCCCGCCGCGTCGGGCCCGAGGGGCTGGTGTATGCCGTCGACATCCAGCCGGAGATGCTCCGGCTCCTCGCCCGTCGGGCGGCGGTGGAGGGGATCACCAACCTCCGCCTGATCCTCGGCACCGCGATCGATCCCCGGCTCCCCCGGGGCGAGATCGACCTCGTGCTGTGCGTCGACGTGTACCACGAGTTTTCCCACCCCGAAGCGATGCTCGCCCGGATCCGCGAGAGCTTGTCGCGCGACGGCCGGCTGGTGCTCGCCGAGTTCCGCGGCGAGGATGCGGCGGTGCCGATCAAGCCGCTCCACAAGATGACCAAGGCCCAGGTGCGGGCCGAGCTCGAGCCGGGCGGGTTCCGCCTCGAGCGGGAATTTGACCGCCTCCCCTGGCAGCACCTCCTGTTTTTCGGGAGCGACCCGGCACGGGCGCTCACGCCGTAG
- a CDS encoding sigma-54-dependent Fis family transcriptional regulator, whose protein sequence is MEFQPRPFRSLGRAARLPTGGSLDPVVSLEAPPEAPPDGLQRRVDGLHGNGQSAALPKGPKDTSAAGGDGAGETANWVLGSNATMRKIARSIERAAAVECTVLVCGDTGTGKELWARLLHRSGPRAGKPFVPVNCGALSPSLAESQLFGHEKGAFTGAQGKALGIFRAAEEGVVFLDEIGEMPLELQAKLLRVLQQREVFPVGAEEPVPIDVQVVAATNRNLEGEVSKGTFREDLYFRLNMIELRVPPLRERREDIPEFISFFSRMYADRYRLPAWSPAPEVLAEFCGFDWPGNVRQLSHVIEQAYVLQIEPRVPQRTEPAESAPAAGGRLPCLDLAKLRQQAIKQALEITRGHKARAAKLLGVHANTLTRMLREDRIDTTAGDDPDSADNG, encoded by the coding sequence ATGGAATTCCAGCCCCGTCCGTTCCGCAGTCTCGGCCGCGCCGCCCGGCTTCCCACCGGTGGCTCGCTCGATCCTGTCGTGAGCCTCGAGGCGCCTCCTGAGGCGCCTCCCGACGGCTTGCAGCGACGGGTCGACGGGCTCCACGGCAACGGCCAGTCCGCCGCTCTGCCCAAGGGGCCGAAGGATACGTCCGCGGCGGGGGGCGATGGCGCCGGCGAGACGGCCAACTGGGTGCTCGGCAGCAACGCCACGATGAGGAAGATCGCCCGCTCGATCGAGCGGGCGGCGGCGGTCGAGTGCACCGTCCTGGTGTGCGGCGACACCGGCACCGGCAAGGAACTGTGGGCCCGGCTCCTCCACCGCAGCGGCCCCCGGGCCGGCAAGCCGTTCGTGCCCGTGAACTGCGGAGCGCTGTCGCCATCGCTGGCCGAGAGTCAGTTGTTCGGCCACGAAAAGGGAGCGTTCACCGGTGCCCAGGGGAAGGCGCTCGGGATCTTCCGTGCCGCCGAGGAAGGAGTGGTGTTCCTCGACGAGATCGGGGAGATGCCGCTGGAGCTGCAGGCCAAGCTGCTCCGCGTGCTCCAGCAGCGCGAGGTGTTCCCGGTCGGGGCCGAGGAGCCGGTGCCGATCGACGTCCAGGTCGTGGCGGCCACCAACCGCAACCTCGAGGGGGAGGTCTCGAAGGGGACGTTCCGCGAGGATCTGTACTTCCGCCTCAACATGATCGAACTGCGTGTCCCGCCGCTCCGCGAGCGGCGCGAGGACATCCCCGAGTTCATCTCCTTCTTCTCGCGGATGTACGCCGACCGCTACCGCCTTCCGGCATGGTCGCCGGCCCCCGAGGTGTTGGCGGAGTTCTGCGGATTCGACTGGCCCGGCAACGTGCGGCAGTTGTCGCACGTCATCGAGCAGGCCTACGTCCTCCAGATCGAGCCGCGGGTCCCGCAGCGCACCGAGCCGGCCGAATCCGCCCCGGCCGCCGGGGGCCGGCTCCCCTGCCTCGACCTGGCCAAGCTCCGGCAGCAGGCGATCAAGCAGGCCCTCGAGATCACCCGTGGCCACAAGGCGCGGGCGGCGAAACTGCTCGGGGTCCACGCCAACACGCTGACGCGGATGCTGCGCGAGGATCGGATCGACACCACGGCCGGCGACGATCCGGACTCGGCCGACAACGGCTGA
- the hflB gene encoding ATP-dependent zinc metalloprotease FtsH yields the protein MRKKTELPGRSSDRRGPWNNGNLLWSLVVLGAAGLFALSLLGTVPELEVPYSDLVKLVRSATPARPAAGVAGDAPAEAAAPPAGPTGWIEVREGAGETRRDGRYGDLEDVVIGDYAVTGTVRDLDAADKAASRRRFRTAIRQSEASAGQLAKLLAEQGVPHGYEAAPSPWRNWLPMLLLTALFGTLLFTMMRRIGGAGSPMAFGRSRGKMYAQEDLGITFDDVAGIDEAVEELREVVEFLRSPEKYQVLGGHIPKGVLLVGPPGTGKTLLAKAIAGEAGVPFFGLSGSDFVEMFVGVGAARVRDMFQQAEAKAPCIIFIDELDALGKTRGTSVVGGHDEREQTLNALLVEMDGFGSNSGVIVMAATNRPETLDPALLRPGRFDRHVLVDRPDVRGREAILKVHVADVKLDPSVNLEQVARITSGFCGADLANLVNEAALLAARNNKTAVGMTEFNEGVERVTAGLEKKKRVIHEDEKRRVAYHEAAHALIAFSLPNTDPVHKVSIIPRGLAALGYTMQRPEDDRYLLTQSELESRIQVLLAGTIAEELIYADVSTGAQNDLERVSEIARAMVMEYGMSRLGRVNYRQSQRSPFLAGAGADLPPSRSHSEQTAREIDEEVERIVNSGIDRVRRILESRRAALEAIAQRLLEKEVIDGVELRALVEQATGTPQLVPGTDERRAVRVPGTEVGEAAPDAVADGVSRHDPAGRP from the coding sequence ATGCGGAAAAAAACCGAGCTCCCCGGCCGATCATCCGATCGGCGTGGTCCCTGGAACAATGGCAACCTCCTCTGGTCGCTCGTCGTCCTCGGTGCGGCGGGGTTGTTCGCCCTCAGCCTGCTGGGGACGGTCCCCGAACTCGAAGTCCCGTACAGCGACTTGGTGAAGCTCGTCCGCTCCGCGACCCCGGCCCGGCCGGCAGCGGGGGTGGCCGGCGACGCCCCGGCGGAAGCCGCAGCCCCCCCCGCCGGGCCGACCGGCTGGATCGAGGTCCGCGAAGGGGCCGGCGAAACGCGCCGTGACGGCCGCTACGGCGACCTCGAAGACGTGGTGATCGGCGACTACGCCGTCACTGGCACGGTGCGCGATCTCGACGCGGCGGACAAGGCGGCGTCCCGGCGCCGGTTCCGCACCGCGATCCGCCAGAGCGAGGCCTCCGCCGGACAGCTCGCCAAGTTGCTCGCCGAACAGGGCGTGCCGCACGGCTACGAGGCGGCTCCGTCGCCGTGGCGCAACTGGCTGCCGATGCTCCTGCTCACGGCGCTGTTCGGGACGCTCCTGTTCACCATGATGCGCCGGATCGGGGGGGCGGGCAGCCCGATGGCCTTCGGCCGCAGCCGCGGGAAGATGTACGCCCAAGAGGACCTCGGGATCACGTTCGACGACGTCGCCGGGATCGACGAGGCGGTCGAGGAGCTCCGCGAGGTGGTCGAGTTCCTCCGCAGCCCGGAGAAGTACCAGGTCCTCGGCGGTCACATCCCCAAGGGGGTGCTGTTGGTCGGGCCGCCGGGAACCGGCAAGACGCTGCTGGCCAAGGCGATCGCCGGCGAGGCCGGGGTGCCGTTCTTCGGCTTGTCGGGCAGCGACTTCGTCGAGATGTTCGTCGGCGTCGGCGCGGCGCGGGTCCGCGACATGTTCCAGCAGGCCGAGGCCAAGGCCCCGTGCATCATCTTCATCGACGAGCTCGACGCGCTGGGGAAGACGCGCGGCACGAGCGTCGTCGGCGGCCACGACGAACGCGAGCAGACGCTCAACGCGCTGCTCGTCGAGATGGACGGTTTCGGTAGCAACAGCGGCGTGATCGTGATGGCGGCGACCAACCGCCCGGAGACGCTCGATCCCGCCCTCCTCCGCCCGGGGCGCTTCGACCGCCACGTCCTCGTCGACCGCCCCGACGTCCGCGGCCGAGAGGCGATCCTCAAGGTCCACGTCGCCGACGTGAAACTCGATCCCTCGGTCAACCTCGAGCAGGTCGCGCGGATCACGTCGGGGTTCTGCGGCGCCGATCTGGCCAACCTCGTCAACGAGGCCGCCCTTCTCGCCGCCCGCAACAACAAGACCGCGGTCGGGATGACCGAGTTCAACGAAGGCGTGGAGCGCGTCACCGCGGGGCTCGAGAAGAAGAAGCGGGTGATCCACGAGGACGAGAAGCGGCGCGTGGCGTACCACGAGGCGGCCCACGCTCTGATCGCCTTCTCGCTGCCCAACACCGACCCGGTCCACAAGGTGTCGATCATCCCCCGCGGGCTGGCGGCGCTGGGCTACACGATGCAGCGGCCCGAGGACGACCGCTACCTGCTCACCCAAAGCGAGCTCGAAAGTCGGATCCAGGTTCTCCTCGCCGGGACGATCGCCGAGGAGCTGATCTACGCCGACGTATCCACCGGCGCACAGAACGACCTCGAACGGGTCAGCGAGATCGCCCGGGCGATGGTGATGGAATACGGCATGAGCCGGCTCGGCCGGGTGAATTACCGCCAGAGCCAGCGCTCGCCGTTCCTCGCCGGCGCCGGGGCCGACCTGCCCCCGTCGCGGAGCCACAGCGAACAGACCGCCCGGGAGATCGACGAGGAGGTCGAGCGGATCGTCAACTCCGGCATCGACCGGGTGCGGCGGATCCTCGAATCGCGGCGCGCCGCCCTCGAGGCGATCGCGCAGCGTCTCCTCGAGAAGGAGGTCATCGACGGGGTCGAGCTGCGGGCTCTCGTCGAACAGGCGACCGGCACCCCGCAACTGGTGCCGGGAACCGACGAACGGCGTGCGGTGCGCGTGCCGGGGACCGAGGTGGGCGAAGCAGCCCCCGACGCGGTCGCCGACGGCGTGTCGCGCCACGACCCGGCCGGCCGGCCGTGA
- a CDS encoding 1-deoxy-D-xylulose-5-phosphate reductoisomerase, whose protein sequence is MAQTERSPVAAPSTGDAGTEGDGFRARQTRRRPLSVAVVGSTGSIGTSTLEVIAGSAGRFGCHLLAAHRSVDRLLEQARRFRPAWMVVVDETAAAGLSSADLPPGTRLAVGARCLDELLAAPEVDRVVSAIVGAAGLRSTWAALDAGKTVALANKETLVAAGQLMTRLAARRNAALLPVDSEHAAIHQALRAGAPHEVRRLILTASGGPFRGQSAATLAAVTPAAALKHPTWSMGPKITVDSATMMNKALELIEARWLFDIPAEKLEVVVHPQSVVHSLVEFVDGSVIAQLGPPDMKMPIQYALAYPERFPGPAKRLDLTAPLALHFEPADPERFPAVGLGLEAAARGGTAGAALNAGNEVAVGAFLAGRLPFTEIAGLAGRALREHPYQADPTLDDIHRLDAWARQEVAQWMSS, encoded by the coding sequence ATGGCCCAGACAGAACGTTCCCCCGTTGCCGCGCCGTCGACGGGGGACGCGGGGACCGAGGGAGACGGCTTCCGCGCCCGGCAGACACGCCGTCGGCCACTGTCCGTGGCGGTCGTCGGCTCGACGGGAAGCATCGGCACGAGCACGCTGGAGGTGATCGCCGGCTCCGCCGGGCGCTTCGGCTGCCACCTGCTCGCCGCCCATCGCAGCGTCGACCGTCTCCTCGAGCAAGCCCGTCGTTTTCGCCCGGCCTGGATGGTGGTCGTCGACGAGACCGCGGCTGCCGGGTTATCGTCGGCCGACCTGCCTCCCGGCACCCGGCTGGCCGTCGGTGCCAGGTGTCTCGACGAATTGCTCGCCGCGCCGGAGGTCGACCGTGTCGTGTCGGCGATCGTCGGGGCGGCCGGTTTGAGAAGCACCTGGGCGGCCCTCGACGCCGGCAAGACCGTGGCCCTGGCCAACAAGGAAACGCTGGTCGCCGCCGGGCAACTGATGACGCGGCTCGCCGCCCGGCGCAACGCGGCGCTGCTGCCGGTCGACAGCGAGCATGCCGCCATCCACCAGGCTCTCCGCGCGGGGGCGCCGCACGAAGTCCGCCGGCTGATCCTCACCGCCAGCGGCGGTCCGTTCCGCGGCCAGTCCGCCGCCACGCTGGCGGCAGTCACGCCCGCGGCGGCGCTCAAGCACCCCACCTGGTCGATGGGGCCGAAGATCACGGTCGATTCGGCGACGATGATGAACAAGGCGCTGGAATTGATCGAGGCCCGCTGGCTCTTCGACATCCCGGCTGAGAAACTGGAAGTGGTGGTCCATCCGCAGTCGGTGGTCCACTCGCTCGTCGAGTTCGTCGACGGGTCGGTGATCGCCCAGCTCGGTCCCCCCGACATGAAGATGCCGATCCAGTACGCGCTGGCCTATCCGGAGCGGTTTCCCGGCCCGGCGAAGCGGCTGGATCTCACCGCTCCCCTGGCGTTGCACTTCGAGCCCGCCGATCCGGAGCGCTTTCCGGCGGTGGGGCTCGGGCTCGAGGCTGCCGCCCGCGGGGGCACCGCCGGGGCGGCGCTCAACGCCGGCAACGAGGTCGCGGTCGGTGCGTTCCTCGCCGGCCGGCTGCCGTTCACGGAGATCGCGGGCCTCGCCGGGCGGGCGCTCCGCGAGCACCCCTACCAAGCTGATCCCACGCTCGACGACATCCACCGGCTGGATGCCTGGGCCAGACAGGAGGTCGCCCAGTGGATGAGCTCGTGA
- a CDS encoding PDZ domain-containing protein, with translation MGQTGGRPVDELVSGTLAGGVLVGAIPGLPLLRWIGSHPVEFLQVTLGLGFVIFVHELGHFLVAKACGVKCEKFFLGFDVGGLKLASFTWGETEYGIGILPLGGYVKMLGQDDNPAAAESEAERARAAVSGDLPPEPVAGPHPAWDPRSYPAQSVPERMAIISAGVIMNVIFAFLMASLAFGLGVREMTCGISSVRPGGAAWRAGLRTGDEIVAIGDRENPVFADLQKRVTLGDVDRGVSFRVRSPGSGEVRELLLHPDTDLGVPAVGIVNPFSLRLPAELSDGLPGSAGRAEPRLEGGDTIRAVDGVPVATYAELIAVLSARVDRPVGLEIERVGGAGTATLTVVLPPQRRLTTGLEMEALAISAVQEGSPAALAGIEPGDRIVAVDGGAVGDPAVLEDRLRSAVGRTVTIEVERDGATLPITLDPRSVTWIEEPRFPASPLALSSVGIALPVDPVVSRVTPGGPGERAGIRAGERIIAVRFVLPDAAAEGGGNPLPLGPKQLTWPFVLAEMQLAPPGTRLALEVAAADGAPLRTVELTPEPLPDRFVVDRGLAFEALYRIEQAGSVGGALRRGAVQAGEDLSLVSRFLRKVTTNQISPRLLGGPIEIAKQAGRSASEGFSRLLLFLTMLSANLAVVNFLPIPVLDGGHMVFLAYEWIRGKPPSEGVVVALSYLGLALILGLMVFVFGLDLGLIARR, from the coding sequence CTGGGCCAGACAGGAGGTCGCCCAGTGGATGAGCTCGTGAGCGGGACGCTGGCCGGTGGAGTCCTCGTCGGCGCGATCCCGGGCCTGCCGTTGCTGCGCTGGATCGGTTCCCATCCGGTCGAGTTCCTCCAGGTCACCCTCGGCCTGGGGTTCGTGATCTTCGTCCACGAACTGGGGCATTTTCTCGTCGCCAAGGCGTGCGGGGTGAAGTGCGAGAAGTTCTTCCTCGGGTTCGACGTCGGCGGCCTCAAGCTGGCGAGTTTCACCTGGGGGGAAACCGAGTACGGCATCGGCATCCTCCCTCTCGGCGGCTACGTGAAGATGCTCGGCCAGGACGACAACCCGGCCGCTGCCGAAAGCGAAGCCGAGCGGGCCCGCGCCGCCGTGTCTGGCGACCTCCCCCCCGAGCCGGTCGCCGGCCCGCACCCGGCCTGGGATCCGCGCAGCTACCCGGCGCAGAGCGTTCCGGAGCGGATGGCGATCATCTCCGCCGGCGTGATCATGAACGTCATCTTCGCCTTCCTGATGGCGTCGCTGGCGTTTGGCCTCGGCGTCCGCGAGATGACCTGCGGCATCTCCTCGGTCCGTCCCGGTGGGGCGGCCTGGCGGGCGGGGCTGCGCACCGGCGACGAGATCGTCGCGATCGGCGACCGTGAGAACCCCGTGTTCGCCGACCTGCAGAAGCGGGTCACGCTCGGCGACGTCGACCGGGGCGTGTCGTTCCGGGTGCGGAGCCCCGGCTCGGGCGAGGTGCGCGAGTTGCTCCTCCACCCGGACACCGATCTCGGGGTGCCGGCGGTGGGGATCGTCAATCCGTTCTCGCTGCGCCTCCCGGCCGAGCTCTCCGACGGGTTGCCCGGGTCCGCGGGACGCGCCGAGCCGCGCCTCGAAGGGGGCGACACCATCCGCGCCGTCGATGGCGTGCCGGTGGCGACGTATGCCGAATTGATCGCGGTCCTGTCGGCACGGGTCGACCGGCCCGTCGGTCTGGAGATCGAGCGCGTTGGGGGAGCCGGCACGGCGACGCTGACGGTCGTCCTGCCACCGCAGCGGCGGCTGACCACCGGCCTCGAGATGGAAGCGTTGGCGATCTCGGCGGTCCAGGAGGGGTCGCCGGCGGCGTTGGCAGGGATCGAGCCCGGCGACCGGATCGTGGCCGTCGATGGCGGCGCGGTCGGCGACCCGGCGGTGCTCGAGGACCGGCTCCGGTCGGCGGTGGGGCGGACGGTGACGATCGAGGTGGAACGGGACGGAGCGACGCTCCCGATCACACTCGATCCGCGGTCGGTGACCTGGATCGAGGAGCCGCGGTTCCCGGCCAGCCCGCTGGCACTGTCGAGCGTCGGGATCGCGCTGCCGGTCGATCCGGTCGTGTCGCGCGTCACCCCCGGTGGGCCGGGAGAGCGTGCAGGGATCCGCGCCGGAGAGCGGATCATCGCCGTCCGGTTCGTGCTGCCCGATGCCGCCGCGGAGGGAGGGGGAAACCCGCTTCCCCTCGGCCCCAAGCAGCTCACCTGGCCGTTCGTGCTGGCGGAGATGCAATTGGCGCCCCCCGGCACACGGCTGGCGCTCGAGGTCGCGGCCGCCGATGGGGCGCCGCTGCGGACGGTGGAGCTCACACCCGAGCCGCTCCCCGACCGGTTCGTCGTCGATCGGGGGCTGGCGTTCGAAGCCCTGTACCGGATCGAGCAGGCGGGATCGGTCGGCGGCGCCCTGCGGCGCGGTGCCGTGCAGGCCGGCGAGGACCTGAGCCTCGTGTCGCGATTCCTCCGCAAGGTGACCACCAACCAGATCAGCCCGCGCCTCCTCGGCGGGCCGATCGAGATCGCCAAACAGGCGGGGCGGTCGGCGTCGGAGGGGTTCAGCCGCCTGCTGCTGTTCCTGACGATGCTGTCGGCGAATCTCGCGGTGGTGAACTTCCTCCCCATCCCCGTCCTCGACGGCGGGCATATGGTGTTCCTGGCCTACGAGTGGATCCGGGGCAAGCCGCCGAGCGAGGGCGTGGTGGTGGCCCTCAGCTACCTCGGCCTGGCCCTGATCCTCGGCTTGATGGTGTTCGTGTTCGGCCTCGACCTGGGACTGATCGCACGACGGTGA